TGATATTTATTTGGAATCGGATGGTAAGACTGTTTCATCTGTAATAGAAGAAATTGATAATGGACATTCTTATTACAGTGTAACACGTTCAAGAAGAAACATATATTTTGTAGATGAAAATTATAAGGCTTGCTGTAAAAAAGAGGTAGAAAAAACTCTTTCAACTATAACTTTTTATAATACCAAAAATGAACGCATAGATCCTACGGTTCTAAATATTATCTCACATCAAAATACTTTGTATGGAATTGAGAGAACCGGAAGTAGTAATAGTGGTGTTGGACGTGTTTTTAAGTCTGATTTGGATGGCGAAAATTATCACTATATAAGTAATAGCAGCAATGCATATAATATCGTACTAAGAGAATATCAGGGACAATCATACATATTCTATGTTGATGCGACTGAAGATTCAGGCGATAATAAGGAGATACACAGAATAAATCTTTCAACAGGTGAAGACGATATTATTTATATAAATGATTATAATGGCAATTCTCTTATTAACAGAATAAATATTATGAGTTTAAACGATAATACTGTTGTTATTTCTGAATATAACAATCCTTGCATTGATATTATAACTTTAGATAATTCAATATATACAAACAATTATGTTACAGGCTCTTTGACAGGAAAAATCACAAGTCTAAATAAATTAACTGATATTGTAAAAGTATCAAGCTTGAATTATGATACTGATAATAACTTGATTTATTTTATAAATAATACAGGTAAAGGATATGGTTTATATTGTTGCGATCCTCTAACTTCTAAAGTTTACAGCATCAGTACATCGCAAGATGTAAAACGAAGAATATCAATAATTAAGATGTCAGATTCTACATACAGAGTTTATCATTATACAGACGCAACAAAGAATTTATATAAATATGATCTTGTTTCTGTTTCTGATAACGGAAATATAAAAATTGGTTCTAACATCAATATTGAGAGAAATTAGGAGGCATAAAATGGCTTTAAGTGGAAGTATGAATGGAATGTCTTCCTTGAGAACATCTACAGACAGAAATATATTAGATAATAATTTTGGCAATGAAGCATACAGTCCGGAATATGATGCCTATATGTGTACAAATATCGGCAAGCAATATACCAATTATGATAATTATTATATGAACGGTCTTTATACAAGTATGAATGTTGCTAAAGACAGCTATCATATAAAAGGCCGAGGGAATAATGCTATCTTTGCGGTGTGTCGTGGTGTTGGTGATAATGAGGAGGCATTTAATGCATCCAGAAAGGTTTTTGAATATTTAGATAAAAGCAGAGATGAAATATTGAATAGAAAAACTATATCATCAATAAAGAAAGCGTTAAGAAAATTTGCTGAAGACTGTCATTCAATATTTTTTAAAGATGCTATAAGCAAAAAATATAAAATCTCTCTTCTTATAGTTGTATATAATCCTGCAGGAACTATATTTATGAATTGCGGAGAGTGCACATTATTGAAAATAGATAAGAATAATAATTGTAAAATTGTATCCGATGTAAGTGATTGTATTGGCACAAAAGATAGTTTTAAAATTGCAATAAAAACAGTTCCGAAATTCCTTAGCAGTCATCTTTTGATGACTACCGAGAAAGAGTCGAATCAAAAAACTAATAATAAATTTGCTTTGACGGGCGAAAAAAATTCTAAAGGCAGAACAATAAGTATGATGGAAAAATTAATAAAGAAAAATTCTCAGAAAAATCATACTTGTATAACAATTGATGAAGATGCGTCAAAAACTATTATGCCGTCAACAAAGGTAGTAGCTATGATTAGTGCTGTTGTTACTGCAATCAGTATAATTAATATGTTAATTCAAAATTTCATGAATGTGTGAAAATGAGAGGAATGTAAGCTGATGGAAAATGATAATTTAAAAGATACTTATTTCAATAATACTGTTGAAACCGAAAACATATTTGATATGTTTAAACAAGGAGATAATGAAACACAAGATTCTGATTTGGAAACTGTACAAGATTTATATCAGACTATGGCTTTGCAAATGGAATATACGGAGTCATTAAAAGATAAAAAAGACAGTAGAAAACTTGAAACTGTACAATTTGTAGAAATTGATAAAGAACAGAGTAACAGAATGACTCAAAAACTTATTGATATATATGGAATTGATTCAATTCAAGTAAAAAAGTGGACAGAACAATTACAAAAAATAGAATATTATAAAGAACTTCAACAAAAGGCTATTAAAAAGCATAAAAGACAAACTGTTGCAATGGGTGTTTTAGGTGGCATAGGAGTTTGTATAATAATAGCCATTGTTATATTTGTATTTAATACGACTAGTTATTACATAAACCAAGGTGACTACAATTATGTATATAAAAAAGCAATGTTTTCAGCACCAGAAAAATATCTTGAAGAATCTGTTTTGGCAATGACAAAAGATAAATCAGATTTATATTATATTGCAAAAGAAGATAATAAATTATATGATATTTCATTAAAAAATGATGAGAAACGTAATATAACGGAAGATAAAGTATCGGAATTTAAAATTATCGGAGATTATATCTATTATATCAATACATCAGATAAAAATTGCTTATATAGATTAAATAAGAGCAGTACCGAAACTCAAAAGATATATGAAAAAGGATGTAAAAATTTAAGTATTGAATCTAAAAATCTTTTATTTATAGACAGTGAAACAGGGATCAAAAAAATTCTTAATACTAAAGACTTGAGCATTTCAGAATAAAATGCAGTTAAAAAGCAACTTTTATGACAAAAGTTGCTTTTTATTATATCGTATAAAGCGGATTACCGGCTTTATAGTTGAATTTGGCTTTATATTCACTGATAGAGTAGCCGGTATATTTTTTGAACATACTGTTTAAATATTGAGGTGTGAAATCAAATTCTTCATAGGTTTGATATATCGGTCTGTCGATATTTTCGAGTTCATCACGGATTTTATCGACACGTTGCCTGTTTGAAAACTGAGTGAAAGTCATATTAAAGTGTTTCTTAAACAATCGGCAAAGGTGTTGCGGGGTGATACCGAATTTATCGGCTACTTCGTTAAGCGAAAGCTTTGAATATATTTTTGAATTTATGTAGTTGGTAACGTTATTTATAACCACATTGGAATGAAAACCGTCGGCTTTATTTTTATCAACTGAATACAATCTGAACATATTAACTAAAATCAGTGTTATTGTACTGCGGATTGAAAACAAATATCCGGGTTGTGAATAGTTAAAATTATCTATCATTTGTATCATAAAATTTCGTATTGTTTTTGACGGTGTGTCGTGTACTTGTATATATGAGCGTTTTCCCTCAAAAAAATCTGAAAGCAACGGAAAATTGCCTGAATACTGTTTTAAGCTGTA
Above is a window of Hominilimicola fabiformis DNA encoding:
- a CDS encoding helix-turn-helix domain-containing protein: MNPRLYFDEKTLKKLGDVFVVNTYFPIKTVPDSADYFLLVYIAHSNAIHNIDNTSRKLEEGDVVLISPNVVNSFTCTHKDELTIAYCCAFSKNALQYSLKQYSGNFPLLSDFFEGKRSYIQVHDTPSKTIRNFMIQMIDNFNYSQPGYLFSIRSTITLILVNMFRLYSVDKNKADGFHSNVVINNVTNYINSKIYSKLSLNEVADKFGITPQHLCRLFKKHFNMTFTQFSNRQRVDKIRDELENIDRPIYQTYEEFDFTPQYLNSMFKKYTGYSISEYKAKFNYKAGNPLYTI
- a CDS encoding DUF5050 domain-containing protein; the protein is MENDNLKDTYFNNTVETENIFDMFKQGDNETQDSDLETVQDLYQTMALQMEYTESLKDKKDSRKLETVQFVEIDKEQSNRMTQKLIDIYGIDSIQVKKWTEQLQKIEYYKELQQKAIKKHKRQTVAMGVLGGIGVCIIIAIVIFVFNTTSYYINQGDYNYVYKKAMFSAPEKYLEESVLAMTKDKSDLYYIAKEDNKLYDISLKNDEKRNITEDKVSEFKIIGDYIYYINTSDKNCLYRLNKSSTETQKIYEKGCKNLSIESKNLLFIDSETGIKKILNTKDLSISE
- a CDS encoding stalk domain-containing protein, with product MKANSSMAYRAINDELLDYVQMRDSSGAIATAKIIDGSTYLPFRYIAENAGLADAVDSNMGNNTFKYESIGTGSITIVTKKGRFSQNINVPFTFKLDNGEEIEYKIMNIDGSLYFPMRYMAYLVGGEVDWSQSTGNIYFMSNENVAKDFLTGKEGNKVIKYSKMAYLNYSEYDNTLGYSDIYLESDGKTVSSVIEEIDNGHSYYSVTRSRRNIYFVDENYKACCKKEVEKTLSTITFYNTKNERIDPTVLNIISHQNTLYGIERTGSSNSGVGRVFKSDLDGENYHYISNSSNAYNIVLREYQGQSYIFYVDATEDSGDNKEIHRINLSTGEDDIIYINDYNGNSLINRINIMSLNDNTVVISEYNNPCIDIITLDNSIYTNNYVTGSLTGKITSLNKLTDIVKVSSLNYDTDNNLIYFINNTGKGYGLYCCDPLTSKVYSISTSQDVKRRISIIKMSDSTYRVYHYTDATKNLYKYDLVSVSDNGNIKIGSNINIERN